The following coding sequences are from one Primulina eburnea isolate SZY01 chromosome 15, ASM2296580v1, whole genome shotgun sequence window:
- the LOC140814538 gene encoding WAT1-related protein At3g30340-like isoform X1: MNCIESWKPVAAMVAVEFALAVLNILFKKAMDGGMNHGIIVVYRQSISTIFLTPFAYIWERSSWSKLNIWLLGQIFLCALFGMTLTQYLFLVGLDYTSATFMCAFINMVPVFTFVLALPLGMESVKMNSKSGKAKLFGTVTCIVGVLILALYRGIPLIYSASNAAKKRQKPRNWGVGSAFLCAGGLAWSSWFLIQARIGQNYSHRYSSTSIMSFFSAVQSVVLCFFTIDRKNIISVWILRGELQILSVVYAGVVASGVCYVVMSCCVKQKGPVFTSAFTPLIQIFAAIFDVAILHEEIYLGSIVGSLVVVVGMYGLLWGKSRDQETPSIDKNAANQEPRN; the protein is encoded by the exons ATGAATTGCATTGAAAGCTGGAAGCCTGTGGCTGCAATGGTAGCTGTTGAATTTGCTTTGGCAGTTCTAAACATACTGTTCAAGAAGGCAATGGATGGAGGGATGAACCACGGGATCATAGTCGTTTACAGGCAATCCATATCTACTATTTTTTTGACCCCATTTGCCTATATCTGGGAAAG GAGTAGCTGGAGTAAGCTGAATATTTGGCTGTTGGGTCAGATTTTTTTGTGCGCATTGTTCGG GATGACGTTAACGCAGTACCTGTTCTTGGTTGGGCTTGATTATACCTCGGCAACATTCATGTGTGCTTTCATAAATATGGTGCCAGTGTTTACGTTTGTGCTTGCATTGCCCTTAGG GATGGAGAGTGTGAAAATGAACAGCAAAAGTGGGAAAGCTAAGTTATTCGGCACAGTAACCTGCATCGTTGGAGTCTTGATACTCGCACTCTACAGAGGGATTCCATTAATATACTCGGCGTCGAACGCGGCTAAAAAACGTCAAAAACCAAGAAACTGGGGCGTGGGTTCGGCGTTTCTATGTGCAGGAGGCCTGGCTTGGTCTTCGTGGTTTCTAATCCAGGCCAGGATTGGACAGAATTACTCTCATCGATATTCCAGCACCTCCATCATGTCCTTTTTCAGTGCTGTCCAGTCTGTTGTTTTGTGCTTCTTCACAATCGACAGAAAGAACATTATTTCTGTTTGGATTCTTAGAGGAGAATTGCAGATTCTAAGTGTCGTGTACGCT GGAGTAGTGGCTTCGGGCGTATGCTATGTGGTCATGTCATGTTGTGTTAAACAAAAGGGACCTGTTTTTACCTCAGCTTTTACTCCTCTGATTCAAATTTTTGCTGCCATTTTCGATGTTGCGATATTGCATGAAGAAATTTACCTCGGAAG CATTGTAGGATCCCTTGTAGTCGTCGTGGGCATGTATGGTCTTCTTTGGGGAAAAAGCAGGGATCAAGAGACTCCGAGTATAGATAAAAACGCAGCAAACCAAGAACCAAGAAATTGA
- the LOC140814538 gene encoding WAT1-related protein At4g01440-like isoform X2, with amino-acid sequence MNCIESWKPVAAMVAVEFALAVLNILFKKAMDGGMNHGIIVVYRQSISTIFLTPFAYIWERSSWSKLNIWLLGQIFLCALFGMTLTQYLFLVGLDYTSATFMCAFINMVPVFTFVLALPLGMESVKMNSKSGKAKLFGTVTCIVGVLILALYRGIPLIYSASNAAKKRQKPRNWGVGSAFLCAGGLAWSSWFLIQARIGQNYSHRYSSTSIMSFFSAVQSVVLCFFTIDRKNIISVWILRGELQILSVVYAGVVASGVCYVVMSCCVKQKGPVFTSAFTPLIQIFAAIFDVAILHEEIYLGRIPCSRRGHVWSSLGKKQGSRDSEYR; translated from the exons ATGAATTGCATTGAAAGCTGGAAGCCTGTGGCTGCAATGGTAGCTGTTGAATTTGCTTTGGCAGTTCTAAACATACTGTTCAAGAAGGCAATGGATGGAGGGATGAACCACGGGATCATAGTCGTTTACAGGCAATCCATATCTACTATTTTTTTGACCCCATTTGCCTATATCTGGGAAAG GAGTAGCTGGAGTAAGCTGAATATTTGGCTGTTGGGTCAGATTTTTTTGTGCGCATTGTTCGG GATGACGTTAACGCAGTACCTGTTCTTGGTTGGGCTTGATTATACCTCGGCAACATTCATGTGTGCTTTCATAAATATGGTGCCAGTGTTTACGTTTGTGCTTGCATTGCCCTTAGG GATGGAGAGTGTGAAAATGAACAGCAAAAGTGGGAAAGCTAAGTTATTCGGCACAGTAACCTGCATCGTTGGAGTCTTGATACTCGCACTCTACAGAGGGATTCCATTAATATACTCGGCGTCGAACGCGGCTAAAAAACGTCAAAAACCAAGAAACTGGGGCGTGGGTTCGGCGTTTCTATGTGCAGGAGGCCTGGCTTGGTCTTCGTGGTTTCTAATCCAGGCCAGGATTGGACAGAATTACTCTCATCGATATTCCAGCACCTCCATCATGTCCTTTTTCAGTGCTGTCCAGTCTGTTGTTTTGTGCTTCTTCACAATCGACAGAAAGAACATTATTTCTGTTTGGATTCTTAGAGGAGAATTGCAGATTCTAAGTGTCGTGTACGCT GGAGTAGTGGCTTCGGGCGTATGCTATGTGGTCATGTCATGTTGTGTTAAACAAAAGGGACCTGTTTTTACCTCAGCTTTTACTCCTCTGATTCAAATTTTTGCTGCCATTTTCGATGTTGCGATATTGCATGAAGAAATTTACCTCGGAAG GATCCCTTGTAGTCGTCGTGGGCATGTATGGTCTTCTTTGGGGAAAAAGCAGGGATCAAGAGACTCCGAGTATAGATAA